A single Astyanax mexicanus isolate ESR-SI-001 unplaced genomic scaffold, AstMex3_surface scaffold_33, whole genome shotgun sequence DNA region contains:
- the LOC125789941 gene encoding C-type mannose receptor 2-like, with amino-acid sequence MDQKLILVFLLFSAVCGVSPYVPHRYHFVNENKTWTEAQNYCRQTYTDLATINNMDEMKKLNETLKGKGGDFVWIGLNRGDTGKWRWSQPDGNFYTVGDKDQNWRRGEPNNLGGNEFCAAMNEQDGKWFDENCESKHTFICFNDELILIQENLSWREALRYCRENHVDLVSVHSEEIQLWVKDVAQKASTDHVWLGLRHTCTQGFWFWTSGFTVCYDNWAPGNGTEGEDCSPVERTGAVQARGDQQWVSLPENQTLNFICMKYEG; translated from the exons CTGTGTGTGGTGTATCTCCATACGTTCCTCATCGGTATCACTTTGTGAATGAGAATAAAACCTGGACTGAAGCTCAGAACTACTGCAGACAGACCTACACTGATCTGGCCACCATCAACAACATGGATGAGATGAAGAAGCTGAACGAGACTCTGAAGGGTAAAGGTGGAGACTTTGTTTGGATTGGTCTGAACAGAGGGGATACTGGGAAATGGCGGTGGTCTCAGCCAGATGGAAATTTCTACACTGTAGGAGATAAAGACCAGAACTGGAGACGTGGAGAACCAAATAATCTTGGAGGGAATGAGTTCTGTGCTGCGATGAATGAACAAGATGGAAAGTGGTTTGATGAAAACTGTGAGAGTAAACATACTTTCATATGTTTTAATG ATGAGCTGATCTTGATCCAGGAGAATCTGAGCTGGAGAGAagctctgagatactgcagagagaatcatgtGGACCTGGTCTCAGTTCACTCTGAGGAGATCCAGCTCTGGGTGAAGGATGTGGCTCAGAAAGCCTCCACTGATCATGTGTGGCTGGGTCTGCGTCACACCTGCACTCAGGGATTCTGGTTCTGGACGAGTGGGTTTACCGTCTGCTATGATAACTGGGCTCCAGGTAACGGAACAGAAGGAGAAGACTGCAGTCCTGTAGAGAGAACCGGAGCAGTGCAGGCTAGAGGAGATCAGCAGTGGGTCAGCCTGCCTGAGAACCAGACTCTCAACTTCATCTGCATGAAATATGAAGGTTAG